A single uncultured Acetobacterium sp. DNA region contains:
- a CDS encoding MBL fold metallo-hydrolase, giving the protein MEVIKKSLGQMGTNCYVIWDEKSLAAAVIDPGFEDQRIINIIKENKLNVKYILLTHGHFDHLGGVAQIKQLTGAKVLIHENDADCLGDSRRNLSVLAGMSMELEPADGFLKEDEPIMLGDISIRVIHTPGHSKGGVCLLAEDVLFSGDTLFNTSIGRTDFADGDLNELLNAIMSKLFILDDSTKVLPGHGDNTTIGYEKMNNPFLKGRF; this is encoded by the coding sequence ATGGAAGTAATAAAAAAATCCCTGGGACAAATGGGAACTAACTGTTATGTGATTTGGGATGAAAAATCTCTGGCAGCAGCAGTGATTGATCCTGGATTTGAGGATCAACGGATTATCAATATTATTAAAGAAAACAAATTAAATGTAAAATATATTCTGCTGACCCATGGTCATTTTGATCATCTCGGCGGAGTTGCTCAAATAAAACAATTAACTGGTGCCAAGGTACTGATTCACGAAAACGATGCGGATTGTCTAGGTGATTCCAGACGTAATCTTTCGGTATTGGCCGGAATGTCGATGGAATTAGAGCCGGCTGATGGGTTTTTAAAAGAAGATGAACCGATTATGTTGGGAGATATCAGTATTCGCGTTATCCACACTCCTGGTCATTCAAAAGGAGGAGTCTGTCTTTTGGCAGAGGATGTGCTCTTCTCAGGAGATACTCTGTTTAATACCTCAATTGGACGAACCGATTTTGCCGATGGCGATTTAAATGAGCTGTTGAATGCGATAATGTCAAAATTATTTATTTTAGATGATTCCACAAAAGTTTTACCCGGGCATGGGGATAATACCACCATTGGGTATGAAAAAATGAATAATCCGTTCTTAAAGGGGCGTTTCTAG
- the hemZ gene encoding coproporphyrinogen dehydrogenase HemZ → MRILRFNLQRPELEYYFHELYQAFDPGVKNILDGEADGVLSQKNEGDNVVLSLDWNDGKKFVRSYQFNTINDPLDNSIYKGFLYDFLCEYFEKKLEWGTLTGIKPVKMVQKYLKQGWDLLKIRDRFRTYYRVSDDRTDLLINIAKKQAGFILDEFNDLNQRRISVYVGIPLCPSKCNYCSFVSTIVDKNGDNLQTYFEHLLVEVRRTGELFETLNLGIDTLYIGGGTPTVLSANQLDGLMSALEKSFDLSSIREYTLEAGRPETINREKLEVAKAHGVDRICLNPQSMNHETLISVGRPWEEGLIKKQVAMIKSIGFKTLNMDLIVGLGNETPADFFRSLEAVIALAPQNITIHNLSIKKGSRIKDQNGIVVKEGNGEDFYQAVKYRMSSEGFDPYYLYRLKYTRDNSENIGYSKPGNEGIYNILMMAECQTTIGIGAGATGNLYDLETDNIQKIFTVKDVKTYNERFEDIIERKIQALDFFYIKKNCR, encoded by the coding sequence ATGAGAATACTTCGTTTTAATTTACAGCGCCCTGAGTTGGAATATTATTTTCATGAATTATACCAGGCTTTCGATCCGGGGGTTAAAAATATCCTCGACGGAGAAGCGGATGGGGTTTTGTCACAAAAGAATGAAGGTGATAATGTTGTTCTGAGTTTAGACTGGAATGATGGAAAAAAGTTCGTTCGTTCATATCAATTCAATACAATAAATGATCCTCTTGATAATAGTATTTACAAGGGGTTTCTTTATGATTTTTTATGTGAATATTTTGAGAAAAAACTTGAGTGGGGCACTTTAACCGGAATTAAACCAGTTAAAATGGTACAGAAATATTTAAAGCAAGGTTGGGATCTTTTAAAAATCAGAGATCGATTTAGAACGTATTATCGAGTAAGCGATGACCGCACGGACTTATTGATAAATATTGCAAAAAAACAAGCGGGTTTTATTTTGGATGAGTTTAATGATCTAAATCAGCGTCGCATCAGTGTCTATGTGGGTATTCCACTTTGCCCGTCAAAATGCAATTATTGCTCTTTTGTTTCGACCATTGTCGATAAAAATGGTGATAATCTGCAAACATACTTCGAGCATCTCCTAGTTGAAGTTCGCCGGACCGGCGAGCTTTTCGAGACCCTGAATTTGGGTATTGATACCTTATATATCGGTGGTGGCACGCCGACGGTATTAAGTGCCAATCAGCTCGATGGTTTGATGTCAGCACTGGAGAAATCTTTTGACCTGTCCAGCATCAGGGAATATACATTAGAAGCCGGACGCCCTGAGACTATTAACCGTGAAAAACTTGAAGTAGCCAAAGCTCATGGTGTGGATCGTATTTGTCTAAATCCCCAATCCATGAATCACGAGACCTTGATAAGCGTGGGGAGACCTTGGGAAGAGGGACTGATAAAAAAACAAGTAGCCATGATCAAATCAATTGGATTTAAAACATTGAATATGGATCTCATCGTGGGGTTGGGAAATGAAACGCCTGCTGACTTTTTTAGATCTCTTGAAGCGGTCATTGCCTTGGCCCCCCAAAATATCACCATTCACAACTTATCAATTAAGAAGGGTTCCAGAATAAAAGACCAAAATGGGATCGTGGTGAAAGAAGGAAATGGGGAAGACTTTTATCAGGCGGTGAAATATCGTATGAGTAGTGAAGGTTTTGATCCTTATTATCTGTATCGATTGAAATATACCAGAGATAATAGTGAGAACATCGGCTATTCAAAACCAGGGAATGAAGGAATTTATAATATTTTAATGATGGCCGAGTGTCAGACAACCATCGGGATCGGGGCTGGGGCGACGGGTAATCTTTATGATCTAGAAACAGATAATATCCAGAAAATCTTTACTGTGAAAGATGTCAAAACTTATAATGAACGGTTTGAAGATATCATAGAAAGAAAAATACAGGCATTGGACTTTTTTTATATAAAAAAAAATTGTCGTTAA
- a CDS encoding PilT/PilU family type 4a pilus ATPase, protein MDVITILKEATDLCATDIFIVAGLPLSYKINGVIQEKDQDKLFPPQTEELVRGIYELANQREFSEFSNKGDDDFSFSIKGISRFRVSTYKQRGSYAAVVRVIAFFLPKPEDLGIPDAVINLTNFNKGMILVTGPAGSGKSTTLACMIDHINSERRSHIITLEDPLEHLHMHKKSIVSQREICTDTQNYVTALRASLRQSPDVILLGEMRDYETINVAMTAAETGHLIISTLHTIGAANTIDRVIDVFPPNQQNQIAMQLSMVLDAVVSQQLVPNIEGKQIPVFEIMTVTPAIRNMIRDGKVHQIDGMVYSSSGENTISMDSSLLKLFKLGSITEKTALHYATNPEMLAKKLK, encoded by the coding sequence ATGGATGTTATAACAATATTAAAAGAAGCTACTGACCTTTGTGCAACCGATATATTTATTGTTGCTGGTCTTCCACTTTCCTATAAAATAAATGGTGTCATTCAAGAAAAAGATCAAGACAAACTTTTTCCTCCTCAAACGGAAGAACTCGTACGTGGAATTTATGAACTAGCCAATCAACGTGAATTTTCTGAATTTTCTAATAAAGGAGACGATGATTTTTCTTTTTCGATTAAAGGTATTTCCCGCTTTCGAGTCAGCACCTATAAACAACGTGGTTCCTATGCTGCGGTAGTTCGAGTGATTGCCTTTTTTCTACCCAAACCCGAAGACTTGGGGATCCCTGATGCCGTTATTAATTTAACAAATTTCAATAAAGGTATGATCTTGGTTACAGGCCCTGCTGGAAGCGGTAAATCAACAACACTTGCCTGTATGATTGACCATATTAACTCCGAACGTCGGAGCCATATCATTACCCTGGAAGATCCATTAGAACATCTCCATATGCACAAAAAAAGCATTGTCAGTCAACGGGAAATTTGTACTGACACCCAAAATTATGTTACGGCCTTAAGAGCCTCTTTGCGGCAGAGTCCAGATGTTATTTTATTGGGTGAAATGCGCGATTATGAAACAATCAATGTAGCCATGACTGCTGCAGAAACGGGACATTTAATTATTTCAACGCTTCATACCATCGGTGCTGCAAACACTATTGATCGTGTTATTGATGTATTTCCCCCCAATCAACAAAATCAAATTGCCATGCAGCTTTCTATGGTGCTGGATGCCGTAGTGTCTCAACAGCTTGTTCCAAATATTGAAGGTAAACAGATACCTGTTTTTGAAATAATGACAGTAACACCTGCTATACGAAATATGATCCGTGATGGGAAGGTGCACCAGATTGATGGTATGGTTTATTCATCTTCAGGAGAAAACACAATTTCTATGGATTCCAGTCTTCTTAAGCTGTTTAAGCTAGGCTCGATAACTGAAAAAACGGCGTTGCATTATGCTACTAATCCTGAGATGTTAGCAAAAAAATTGAAATAG
- a CDS encoding DUF4860 domain-containing protein — protein sequence MNFNKPKTHVIDYFFILSLFCVFAASALVVVLIGVNVYKSTVTNMNENYTSRTSMTYVLEKVRQNDGTGNISVGDIQGQSAIIIEKIYDNVPYCTYIYAYEGELKELFIKKDQLFSPGEGESIMEVKNFTISKVGENLIKLETTSNEGTILDTFINLQSTN from the coding sequence ATGAATTTTAATAAACCAAAAACACATGTGATTGACTATTTCTTCATCTTATCACTTTTTTGTGTTTTTGCCGCATCTGCTTTGGTCGTTGTCCTTATCGGCGTGAATGTTTATAAATCAACGGTTACAAATATGAACGAAAACTACACAAGCAGAACATCCATGACTTATGTATTGGAAAAAGTTCGTCAAAATGATGGTACCGGAAATATTTCTGTTGGTGACATACAAGGACAGTCTGCAATTATTATAGAGAAAATTTATGATAACGTTCCGTATTGTACATATATTTACGCTTATGAGGGCGAATTAAAAGAATTATTTATTAAAAAAGACCAGCTTTTCTCCCCTGGTGAGGGTGAATCGATTATGGAGGTTAAAAACTTTACTATCTCGAAAGTTGGTGAAAATTTAATAAAGCTTGAAACCACTAGTAATGAAGGTACGATACTTGACACTTTTATAAACTTACAAAGCACAAATTGA